One region of Pieris rapae chromosome Z, ilPieRapa1.1, whole genome shotgun sequence genomic DNA includes:
- the LOC110995400 gene encoding prefoldin subunit 1 yields the protein MSIPVDLELKKAFGELQLKMQSTKKKIHVIDSQIEVLKKVMRHVEVQSDTLPADTKAYESVGRMFLLTDIEEIKSNLETKVTQLSTRISELEESKQYLEKNLKESQDNIREMVQQRKVQSEKTA from the coding sequence atgTCTATACCCGTAGATTTAGAACTAAAGAAAGCTTTCGGAGaactacaattaaaaatgcaaagtactaaaaaaaagatacatgTTATCGATAGTCAAATTGAAGTGCTTAAAAAGGTAATGAGGCATGTTGAAGTTCAATCGGATACACTGCCAGCTGACACAAAAGCCTACGAATCAGTAGGTAGGATGTTTCTCTTAACCGACATAGAGGAGATAAAAAGTAATCTCGAGACTAAAGTAACCCAATTGTCAACTCGTATTTCTGAACTTGAAGAGAGTAAGcagtatttagaaaaaaacttaaaagagAGCCAAGACAACATCAGAGAAATGGTACAACAGCGCAAAGTACAAAGTGAAAAAACTGCATAA
- the LOC110995580 gene encoding WW domain-containing adapter protein with coiled-coil homolog isoform X2, translating to MVMHARKPHRISDGYFEKHQAHPYQKYNSKRANEYGSTDHYTPLRSPNGNMSHGHNAHGHTGHAHHHYHMVDDRGYVTSRNSYVPKGSEKERDRDYKSSRNKYTDVRSPKEKRKDSEREKTNHERCESEKKSRTSGMNSVNSGSKYYKRGGLPANAGPSSSEWSEHISSSGKKYYYNSELEVSQWEKPKEWDSRKNSSKDHQTTYTTSSSRDREKRSRSRRREIEKTSKRTNTSERYWSASRESVSDRTRTKHPPHSGHDTKEGHRSLQDMDISPDRSTPVSEGSHGVRNESAAPPVVVLNNSNPTSGSLLAAALPRIVAPAQASTSGLGPGVSTSSGPPCNNGASDSRSETPQRDAGPPTPTHSENIDPHAPPLHLENALPRKMECLGSYSSVVGSLQQAAPMLTPSLINYVRAELTTHVIGWPADILEKQANKYMEEAHQLGCLQCTRVSAELKCSRSVVRHTEIQATLQEQKIMYLRQQISRLEELKSQNSFMSED from the exons ATGGTAATGCATGCAAGGAAACCTCACCGAATAAGCGATGG GTACTTTGAGAAGCACCAGGCCCATCCATATCAG AAATATAACTCTAAGAGGGCCAATGAATATGGATCTACCGACCATTACACACCACTCAGATCCCCCAATGGAAACATGTCACATGGCCACAATGCACATGGGCACACTGGCCATGCCCATCATCACTATCATATGGTTGATGACAGAGGATATGTCACATCAAGAAATTCCTATGTCCCCAAGGGATCAGAAAAGGAGAGAGATCGAGACTATAAATCCTCTAGAAATAAGTATACTG ATGTCAGATCACCAAAGGAGAAACGGAAAGATAGTGAACgtgaaaaaactaaccatgaacgTTGTGAATCTGAGAAAAAAAGTAGGACTAGTGGCATGAATAGTGTTAATTCTGgtagcaaatattataagagGGGTGGATTACCTGCAAATGCAGGCCCATCAAGCAGTGAGTGGTCAGAACATATTAGTTCATCAGGAAagaaatattactataatagTGAACTAGAAGTATCACAGTGGGAAAAGCCTAAAGAATGGGACTCTCGCAAGAATTCATCCAAAGATCATCAGACAACATATACAACTTCTTCATCTAGAG ATCGTGAAAAGCGATCACGGTCGCGGCGGCGGGAAATTGAAAAGACAAGCAAGAGAACAAATACGTCTGAGAGATACTGGAGTGCGTCGCGTGAAAGTGTTTCTGATAGAACAAGGACGAAACATCCACCACACTCTGGCCATGACACAAAAG AAGGGCACCGTTCTCTTCAAGATATGGATATATCACCAGACAGAAGTACGCCTGTCTCCGAAGGCTCACACGGCGTTCGCAATGAATCTGCAGCGCCCCCTGTTGTTGTTCTCAACAATTCTAATCCAACA AGTGGGTCGTTGCTAGCTGCGGCACTGCCCAGGATCGTCGCCCCCGCGCAAGCTTCCACCTCGGGGTTGGGTCCAGGCGTCAGTACATCCTCGGGGCCTCCGTGTAACAATGGAGCCTCAGACAGTCGGTCAGAGACCCCACAAAGAGATGCCGGACCACCGACACCGACACACTCGGAAAATATCGACCCCCACGCGCCACCCTTACATTTGGAAAATGCTTTGCCAAGAAAAA TGGAATGCCTTGGTAGTTACTCGTCTGTGGTGGGAAGTTTACAACAAGCTGCCCCAATGCTGACTCCCTCCTTGATCAATTATGTTCGTGCTGAGTTAACCACACATGTTATTGGATGGCCAGCGGATATACTTGAAAAACAG gcCAACAAATATATGGAAGAGGCACATCAGCTGGGTTGCCTGCAATGCACCCGAGTGTCTGCTGAATTAAAATGTTCTCGCTCCGTGGTGAGACACACAGAAATCCAGGCCACACTACAGGAACAAAA AATAATGTACCTGCGACAGCAAATCTCTCGGCTGGAGGAGCTCAAGTCGCAAAATTCGTTTATGTCAGAAGACTAG
- the LOC110995580 gene encoding WW domain-containing adapter protein with coiled-coil homolog isoform X1, protein MVMHARKPHRISDGYFEKHQAHPYQKYNSKRANEYGSTDHYTPLRSPNGNMSHGHNAHGHTGHAHHHYHMVDDRGYVTSRNSYVPKGSEKERDRDYKSSRNKYTDVRSPKEKRKDSEREKTNHERCESEKKSRTSGMNSVNSGSKYYKRGGLPANAGPSSSEWSEHISSSGKKYYYNSELEVSQWEKPKEWDSRKNSSKDHQTTYTTSSSRGNREKRSRSRRREIEKTSKRTNTSERYWSASRESVSDRTRTKHPPHSGHDTKEGHRSLQDMDISPDRSTPVSEGSHGVRNESAAPPVVVLNNSNPTSGSLLAAALPRIVAPAQASTSGLGPGVSTSSGPPCNNGASDSRSETPQRDAGPPTPTHSENIDPHAPPLHLENALPRKMECLGSYSSVVGSLQQAAPMLTPSLINYVRAELTTHVIGWPADILEKQANKYMEEAHQLGCLQCTRVSAELKCSRSVVRHTEIQATLQEQKIMYLRQQISRLEELKSQNSFMSED, encoded by the exons ATGGTAATGCATGCAAGGAAACCTCACCGAATAAGCGATGG GTACTTTGAGAAGCACCAGGCCCATCCATATCAG AAATATAACTCTAAGAGGGCCAATGAATATGGATCTACCGACCATTACACACCACTCAGATCCCCCAATGGAAACATGTCACATGGCCACAATGCACATGGGCACACTGGCCATGCCCATCATCACTATCATATGGTTGATGACAGAGGATATGTCACATCAAGAAATTCCTATGTCCCCAAGGGATCAGAAAAGGAGAGAGATCGAGACTATAAATCCTCTAGAAATAAGTATACTG ATGTCAGATCACCAAAGGAGAAACGGAAAGATAGTGAACgtgaaaaaactaaccatgaacgTTGTGAATCTGAGAAAAAAAGTAGGACTAGTGGCATGAATAGTGTTAATTCTGgtagcaaatattataagagGGGTGGATTACCTGCAAATGCAGGCCCATCAAGCAGTGAGTGGTCAGAACATATTAGTTCATCAGGAAagaaatattactataatagTGAACTAGAAGTATCACAGTGGGAAAAGCCTAAAGAATGGGACTCTCGCAAGAATTCATCCAAAGATCATCAGACAACATATACAACTTCTTCATCTAGAGgta ATCGTGAAAAGCGATCACGGTCGCGGCGGCGGGAAATTGAAAAGACAAGCAAGAGAACAAATACGTCTGAGAGATACTGGAGTGCGTCGCGTGAAAGTGTTTCTGATAGAACAAGGACGAAACATCCACCACACTCTGGCCATGACACAAAAG AAGGGCACCGTTCTCTTCAAGATATGGATATATCACCAGACAGAAGTACGCCTGTCTCCGAAGGCTCACACGGCGTTCGCAATGAATCTGCAGCGCCCCCTGTTGTTGTTCTCAACAATTCTAATCCAACA AGTGGGTCGTTGCTAGCTGCGGCACTGCCCAGGATCGTCGCCCCCGCGCAAGCTTCCACCTCGGGGTTGGGTCCAGGCGTCAGTACATCCTCGGGGCCTCCGTGTAACAATGGAGCCTCAGACAGTCGGTCAGAGACCCCACAAAGAGATGCCGGACCACCGACACCGACACACTCGGAAAATATCGACCCCCACGCGCCACCCTTACATTTGGAAAATGCTTTGCCAAGAAAAA TGGAATGCCTTGGTAGTTACTCGTCTGTGGTGGGAAGTTTACAACAAGCTGCCCCAATGCTGACTCCCTCCTTGATCAATTATGTTCGTGCTGAGTTAACCACACATGTTATTGGATGGCCAGCGGATATACTTGAAAAACAG gcCAACAAATATATGGAAGAGGCACATCAGCTGGGTTGCCTGCAATGCACCCGAGTGTCTGCTGAATTAAAATGTTCTCGCTCCGTGGTGAGACACACAGAAATCCAGGCCACACTACAGGAACAAAA AATAATGTACCTGCGACAGCAAATCTCTCGGCTGGAGGAGCTCAAGTCGCAAAATTCGTTTATGTCAGAAGACTAG
- the LOC110995580 gene encoding WW domain-containing adapter protein with coiled-coil homolog isoform X3, whose amino-acid sequence MVMHARKPHRISDGYFEKHQAHPYQKYNSKRANEYGSTDHYTPLRSPNGNMSHGHNAHGHTGHAHHHYHMVDDRGYVTSRNSYVPKGSEKERDRDYKSSRNKYTDVRSPKEKRKDSEREKTNHERCESEKKSRTSGMNSVNSGSKYYKRGGLPANAGPSSSEWSEHISSSGKKYYYNSELEVSQWEKPKEWDSRKNSSKDHQTTYTTSSSRGNREKRSRSRRREIEKTSKRTNTSERYWSASRESVSDRTRTKHPPHSGHDTKEGHRSLQDMDISPDRSTPVSEGSHGVRNESAAPPVVVLNNSNPTSGSLLAAALPRIVAPAQASTSGLGPGVSTSSGPPCNNGASDSRSETPQRDAGPPTPTHSENIDPHAPPLHLENALPRKKCLGSYSSVVGSLQQAAPMLTPSLINYVRAELTTHVIGWPADILEKQANKYMEEAHQLGCLQCTRVSAELKCSRSVVRHTEIQATLQEQKIMYLRQQISRLEELKSQNSFMSED is encoded by the exons ATGGTAATGCATGCAAGGAAACCTCACCGAATAAGCGATGG GTACTTTGAGAAGCACCAGGCCCATCCATATCAG AAATATAACTCTAAGAGGGCCAATGAATATGGATCTACCGACCATTACACACCACTCAGATCCCCCAATGGAAACATGTCACATGGCCACAATGCACATGGGCACACTGGCCATGCCCATCATCACTATCATATGGTTGATGACAGAGGATATGTCACATCAAGAAATTCCTATGTCCCCAAGGGATCAGAAAAGGAGAGAGATCGAGACTATAAATCCTCTAGAAATAAGTATACTG ATGTCAGATCACCAAAGGAGAAACGGAAAGATAGTGAACgtgaaaaaactaaccatgaacgTTGTGAATCTGAGAAAAAAAGTAGGACTAGTGGCATGAATAGTGTTAATTCTGgtagcaaatattataagagGGGTGGATTACCTGCAAATGCAGGCCCATCAAGCAGTGAGTGGTCAGAACATATTAGTTCATCAGGAAagaaatattactataatagTGAACTAGAAGTATCACAGTGGGAAAAGCCTAAAGAATGGGACTCTCGCAAGAATTCATCCAAAGATCATCAGACAACATATACAACTTCTTCATCTAGAGgta ATCGTGAAAAGCGATCACGGTCGCGGCGGCGGGAAATTGAAAAGACAAGCAAGAGAACAAATACGTCTGAGAGATACTGGAGTGCGTCGCGTGAAAGTGTTTCTGATAGAACAAGGACGAAACATCCACCACACTCTGGCCATGACACAAAAG AAGGGCACCGTTCTCTTCAAGATATGGATATATCACCAGACAGAAGTACGCCTGTCTCCGAAGGCTCACACGGCGTTCGCAATGAATCTGCAGCGCCCCCTGTTGTTGTTCTCAACAATTCTAATCCAACA AGTGGGTCGTTGCTAGCTGCGGCACTGCCCAGGATCGTCGCCCCCGCGCAAGCTTCCACCTCGGGGTTGGGTCCAGGCGTCAGTACATCCTCGGGGCCTCCGTGTAACAATGGAGCCTCAGACAGTCGGTCAGAGACCCCACAAAGAGATGCCGGACCACCGACACCGACACACTCGGAAAATATCGACCCCCACGCGCCACCCTTACATTTGGAAAATGCTTTGCCAAGAAAAA AATGCCTTGGTAGTTACTCGTCTGTGGTGGGAAGTTTACAACAAGCTGCCCCAATGCTGACTCCCTCCTTGATCAATTATGTTCGTGCTGAGTTAACCACACATGTTATTGGATGGCCAGCGGATATACTTGAAAAACAG gcCAACAAATATATGGAAGAGGCACATCAGCTGGGTTGCCTGCAATGCACCCGAGTGTCTGCTGAATTAAAATGTTCTCGCTCCGTGGTGAGACACACAGAAATCCAGGCCACACTACAGGAACAAAA AATAATGTACCTGCGACAGCAAATCTCTCGGCTGGAGGAGCTCAAGTCGCAAAATTCGTTTATGTCAGAAGACTAG